From a single Tachypleus tridentatus isolate NWPU-2018 chromosome 6, ASM421037v1, whole genome shotgun sequence genomic region:
- the Shmt gene encoding serine hydroxymethyl transferase, translating into MSVTVPENGNSWYLSQSLDESDPELYGFIQKEKQRQKKGLEMIASENFTSLAVLQSLSSCLHNKYSEGYPGRRYYGGNEFIDQVELLCQRRALKVYGLDPEKWGVNVQPYSGSPANFAVYTALVEPHGRIMGLDLPDGGHLTHGYMTDKKKISATSIFFESMPYKVDPTTGLIDYDRLQENARLFKPKLIIAGISCYPRDLEYKRFREIADENKAILMADMAHVSGLVAAKVAPSPFEHCDIVTTTTHKTLRGPRAGIIFYRKGVKEVSKTGENVMYDFEEKINQAVFPGLQGGPHNNAIAGIATALKQAETSEFQKYQEQVVKNAKVLAKCLQEKGYSLISGGTDNHLVWVDLRPMGLNGSRAEKVLEDISIACNKNTVPGDKSALNPGGIRLGTPAITTRGLMEADMEQVVEFIHKGLTLALEVKAASGPTLKEFKSTLAEDPSFHEKLKLLRENVETFAQKFPMPGFEVF; encoded by the exons ATGTCTGTAACAGTTCCAGAAAATGGAAACAGTTGGTATCTTAGCCAATCCCTTGATGAATCAGATCCTGAACTATATGGTTTTATTCAAAAAGAAAAGCAAAGACAGAAGAAAGGGCTTGAAATGATTGCATCAGAGAATTTTACCAGTCTTGCAGTGTTGCAGTCTTTAAGTTCTtgtttacataacaaatattcaGAAGGCTATCCTGGAAggag GTATTATGGTGGAAATGAATTTATTGACCAGGTAGAATTACTATGCCAAAGAAGAGCTCTTAAAGTGTATGGATTAGATCCAGAGAAGTGGGGAGTTAATGTTCAGCCATATTCTGGCTCACCAGCTAACTTTGCAGTTTATACAGCACTTGTAGAACCTCATGGAAGAATCATGGGGCTGGATCTTCCTGATGGGGGTCATCTCACTCATGGGTACATGACAGATAAGAAAAAAATTTCTGCTACATCCATCTTTTTTGAATCTATGCCTTACAAAGTTGATCCGACCACAGGACTTATTGACTACGACAGATTACAAGAAAATGCCAGGCTCTTTAAACCCAAACTTATCATTGCAG gtATAAGCTGTTATCCTCGTGATCTTGAATATAAGAGGTTCAGAGAAATAGCTGATGAAAACAAGGCCATTCTTATGGCTGATATGGCACACGTGAGTGGCCTTGTTGCAGCCAAGGTTGCTCCTAGTCCATTTGAACACTGTGATATAGTAACCACCACAACCCATAAGACACTGAGAGGACCTAGAGCTGGGATTATCTTTTACAGGAAAG GAGTAAAAGAAGTTTCCAAAACAGGAGAAAATGTGATGTATgattttgaagagaaaattaaCCAAGCTGTGTTTCCAGGTTTGCAAGGAGGACCACACAACAATGCTATAGCAG GTATTGCTACAGCTTTGAAACAAGCAGAGACTTCTGAATTTCAGAAATACCAGGAACAGGTTGTGAAAAATGCCAAAGTGCTTGCTAAATGCCTACAAGAAAAAGGATATAGTCTCATTTCTG GTGGAACAGACAACCATCTGGTTTGGGTAGATCTTCGCCCCATGGGTTTGAATGGGTCCAGAGCAGAGAAAGTTTTGGAGGATATTTCCATTGCTTGCAATAAGAACACTGTTCCTGGAGATAAAAGTGCTCTCAATCCTGGTGGAATTCGTTTGGGAACCCCTGCCATTACCACTCGTGGCTTAATGGAAGCCGACATGGAACAGGTTGTGGAATTCATCCACAAAG GTTTGACACTTGCTCTTGAAGTTAAGGCCGCTAGTGGCCCTACTTTGAAGGAATTTAAATCAACCTTAGCTGAAGATCCATCATTCCATGAAAAACTAAAACTGCTACGTGAGAACGTAGAAACATTTGCTCAAAAATTTCCTATGCCTGGATTTGAAgttttttaa
- the LOC143254435 gene encoding uncharacterized protein LOC143254435, which produces MTGEDEVDFYLGFSWSAAVAYDVSYPTFKSGERIHNFNTFVSLCGSDVILGNEDRNSDDQKLTTYWKKKFKCEKLLTEISKLEDRQNIGDNLENNQEEKGKRKKDIEDELKVLEQHFWKCEHKFDTD; this is translated from the exons ATGACAGGAGAAGATGAGGTAGACTTCTATTTAGGTTTTAGTTGGTCTGCTGCAGTGGCTTATGATGTTTCTTATCCAACTTTTAAGAGTGGAGAGAGAATACACAACTTTAACACATTTGTTTCACTTTGTGGTAGTGATGTTATCCTTGGTAATGAGGATAGAAACTCAGATGATCAGAAACTGACTACATACTGgaagaaaaaatttaaatgtgaGAAACTTTTGACTGAAATTTCTAAACTCGAGGATAGACAAAACATTGGTGACAACCTAGAAAATAATCAG gaagaaaaaggaaaaagaaaaaaagacattgaaGATGAATTAAAAGTACTTGAGCAGCACTTCTGGAAGTGTGAACATAAATTTGACACAGACTGA
- the LOC143254432 gene encoding uncharacterized protein LOC143254432 produces the protein MNDEVEEKLLKYISLVDKYHYESPAIPVACFDTLMSRANINNKCHWEFSLSPPLKILLLEMIKHTLGCVKALKVAHPLLAGEILHQILGKRKQRLSEMMNELLECKIFQTKISNSRKDLYEITSDLSMRRRKYEYGDGMHTQFPPFFEDVIKDEGTDQAVEILKKAFILSESEMYNPDAFLAQHIAHVLYLQQKNFKEVHIFAEKAINIQQNSSTTLDTKGQVYKEKLVHRYHQYINDKKALPPNEWKEALKIASKAVDLFRKSQDVNKKKEKCNINLICYLGELHVNITILQLLMSSEKLFDKDVVYKFFLEQNFSSESLDSAFCGYSPFVRNILDRSQEVISELYSNVTITKQEEFYEQNKNSYQNTFLHCINDCFAKFSDFMEYLERNVVIQNLCSDAVCAFNRWKMKKMGVTHFYHVMKLEKTKLEGMRKSLKNLEHPIYFDFCALLMIHVALAWNVKNKKNCTSQIFKKTIELCEKLINVPRSSSFFECFFAFMFLWPRERMKVPYNHNNFKNS, from the coding sequence ATGAATGATGAAGTAGAAGAAAAGTTACTGAAGTATATATCTCTTGTTGACAAGTACCACTATGAATCCCCAGCAATACCTGTTGCTTGTTTTGATACTTTAATGTCCAGggctaatataaataataaatgtcacTGGGAGTTTTCCCTCAGTCCACCACTTAAAATTCTTCTGTTAGAAATGATAAAGCATACTCTTGGTTGTGTCAAAGCTTTGAAAGTTGCTCATCCTCTACTAGCTGGAGAAATTCTGCATCAGATTCTAGGAAAGAGGAAACAGCGACTAAGTGAAATGATGAACGAGCTTCTGGAATGCAAAATCTTTCAAACAAAGATATCTAATTCCAGAAAAGACTTGTATGAAATAACTTCAGATTTATCAATGAGAAGAAGGAAATATGAATATGGAGATGGTATGCACACCCAGTTTCCTCCTTTCTTTGAAGATGTTATAAAGGATGAAGGAACAGATCAAGCAGTTGAAATTTTAAAGAAAGCATTCATATTATCAGAATCAGAGATGTACAATCCAGATGCTTTTCTTGCTCAACACATTGCTCATGTATTGTATCTTCAACAAAAGAATTTTAAAGAAGTGCACATTTTTGCAGAAAAAGCTATTAACATTCAACAGAATAGCTCAACTACATTAGACACCAAAGGTCAAGTGTATAAAGAAAAACTTGTTCATAGATACCATCAATATATAAATGACAAAAAAGCTCTTCCACCAAACGAGTGGAAAGAAGCACTGAAAATAGCTTCAAAAGCAGTGGATTTGTTCAGAAAATCACAggatgttaataaaaaaaaggagAAATGTAACATAAACCTTATTTGTTACCTTGGAGAATTGcatgtaaatataacaattttgCAGTTATTGATGAGCTCAGAAAAATTGTTTGATAAGGACGTCGTTTATAAATTTTTCTTGGAACAAAATTTTTCTTCAGAAAGTTTGGATTCTGCGTTTTGTGGATATTCACCTTTTGTGAGAAACATTTTAGACAGATCTCAAGAAGTTATCTCAGAGCTGTATagtaatgtaacaataacaaagcAGGAGgaattttatgaacaaaataagAATAGCTATCAAAACACCTTTCTTCATTgtataaatgattgttttgccaaATTCAGTGACTTCATGGAGTATCTTGAAAGAAATGTTGTTATTCAGAACTTATGCTCTGATGCTGTTTGTGCATTTAATAGGTGGAAAATGAAAAAGATGGGTGTAACACATTTTTATCATGTAATGAAACTAGAAAAAACAAAGTTGGAAGGCATGAGGAAGTCACTGAAAAATCTTGAACATccaatttattttgatttttgtgcCCTTCTCATGATTCATGTAGCTCTTGCTTGGAacgtcaaaaataaaaaaaattgtacatctcaaatatttaaaaaaacaattgagTTATGTGAGAAGTTAATTAATGTACCAAGGAGCAGTTCCTTCTTTGAATGCTTTTTTGCATTTATGTTCTTATGGCCACGTGAAAGAATGAAGGTACCATACAATCATAATAACTTCAAAAACAGTTAG